A stretch of Pyrenophora tritici-repentis strain M4 chromosome 7, whole genome shotgun sequence DNA encodes these proteins:
- a CDS encoding FixA, Electron transfer flavoprotein, beta subunit, with translation MSGLRILVPVKRVIDYAVKPRVNRAQTAVETANVKHSMNPFDELSIEEAVRIREKKSHHASAPAVEEIVAFSAGVPKSQDILRTAMAMGADRGIHVVVEEKDALEPLGVAKLLRKVVDEQKSNLVILGKQSIDDDAGQTGQMLAGLLNWPQATQASKVTISDQSVEVVQEVDGGVQTIKAKLPMVITTDLRLNEPRYASLPNIMKAKKKPLEKKSLSDYGLDTEIRLKTVKVTEPPPRKGGVKVEDVDGMISKLKELGAL, from the exons ATGTCTGGATTGAGGATATTAGTCCCCGTCAAGCGGGTCATTGACTATGCG GTCAAACCCCGCGTCAACCGCGCCCAAACCGCCGTCGAAACCGCAAACGTAAAACACTCGATGAACCCCTTCGACGAGCTCTCCATCGAAGAAGCCGTGCGAATCCGCGAAAAGAAATCCCACCACGCGTCCGCGCCCGCCGTGGAGGAAATCGTCGCTTTCAGCGCCGGCGTCCCCAAATCCCAGGATATCCTTCGTACGGCCATGGCCATGGGCGCCGATCGCGGCATCCACGTTGTTGTCGAGGAAAAGGACGCGCTGGAACCGCTCGGCGTGGCGAAACTACTCCGCAAAGTCGTCGACGAGCAGAAGAGCAATCTGGTGATATTGGGGAAACAGAGTATTGACGACGATGCGGGTCAGACGGGCCAGATGTTGGCGGGGCTGTTGAATTGGCCGCAGGCCACGCAGGCGAGCAAGGTTACGATTTCCGATCAGAGCGTCGAGGTGGTGCAGGAGGTGGATGGCGGTGTGCAGACGATTAAGGCAAAGTTGCCAATGGTTATTACGACGGATTTGCGGTTGAACGAGCCGAGGTATGCGAGTTTGCCGAATATCAtgaaggcgaagaagaagccgtTGGAGAAGAAGAGTCTGAGCGATTATGGGCTCGATACTGAGATACGGTTGAAGACTGTCAAGGTGACGGAGCCGCCGCCACGCAAGGGTGGTGTCAAGGTCGAGGATGTAGATGGTATGATTAGCAAGCTCAAGGAGTTGGGTGCTTTGTAA